The DNA window TTTGACACAGCTTAGTAGCATGTCCGAAGGAGAGATTATGTGCTATTTCCTTTGGAGGCAGCTACTGTAGCCTGGGACAAGGTCATGGCTCTTATGGAAATGACAGCCCACCGGGGATGCTGAGCACTCACTGCTTTTGCATTAAGGCAGCCTCTCCACAGAGGCCCACGGCACCTTAAAAAGTGATCatgtaaaaagcaaacaaaatagtCTTCTAGAAAACCCCTCACCCATAAGGTAGGAAAAAAACTGACTCCCGTGAGCGACAGAAAAGACAGCATTACTGATGATGGGAGCATGTGTTATTATACATCAGTGTTTTTAATACTGCATTGTAATGACAGGTGTGGGGTGTCCCTTCAGAAGAAAGCGGGGTTGGTGTGCTCTATAATACAGCGCTTGCAATGTCGTTTAACGAATCGCAGAGCATCCACAGAGACTTCGCAGTCCTGCACGTTCAACATCTGCAGGTCAAAACAGTTGGCAGCTACAATCTGCAGGCCCTGCCCGGTGATGCTCTCGCAGGATTTCAGGCTCAGGCGCTTCAGGTTGAAGCAGTTGAGGGCTAGAAACTCCAGGCCGGTGTCTGAGACCAGAGGGCACTTGCCGATGTCTAGCGATTTGAGTTTTGTGCAATTTTTGGCGAGGTACTCCACGCCGTGGTCCGTGATGCCCTCGCAGCCCCGCGCGTTGAGGTAGCGCAGCTTGCTGCAGTACTTGGCGATGTATCGGATGCCCACGTCCGTGATGCGGCCGCAGTGAGCGATGCTCAGGTAGCGCAGGCGCGACTCCAGCTTGGCGATCTCGCGCATGCCGAAGTCGCTGACGAAGCGGCAGTCGCTCACGCTCAGTTCCTTGATGGATGTGCAGTAAATCATCAGGTAGCGCAGGCCCTCGTCGGTGATGCGCACGCAGCGGCGCAGGTACAGGTGGGTCAGCTGAGTGCAGTGGGCGGCAATGGTGTGCAGTCCTTCGTCCTCCAGGACAAAGCAGTCTGTCATGTCCAAGTAGCGGATGGAGATTTGCTTCCCGTGCAAGGGAGACAGCTTGATGGAGGCCTCGCGGGTCAGACTGATGCACGTTACTTTGGAGCAGCCTAGGTGGAAAAACACAGCGAGTTTAAGCAAGCAGTAAAAACAAAGCACACAGCAGGACCAGAAAGGCGGGTGTGGAGTGGTTTGCTAGATTTGATGAAGGTATCCTCACGTTGCAAGAGTGGAATCACCCTGACTGACTGCTCTGATTTGCTGGGCTGAGTCCCCACACCAGAGGAAACAATAAATTCCACGGAAGACAGTGAAATTACTTTGAGATTGGGAGCTCTGGAAAGCAATAGACTGATTTTGTCCATATCCCACATGTGAAATGGTGCTCCTGGGTCTATCTGGGGACAGCCTATGATCTGTTACTGCAATATGAACCCAGTGACAGCTAGAGAAAAGGATACTACGTGACAACCAATGCAGTTTTTCGATCAGTCTCGTTGCTGACTGGCTGAATTTGCAAACCAACATCAGAGGCTCTTTCGCCATCCAAACTCATTATGGAAAACACAACCCCGctccctttcccctcctcccctgccccaaGCATTTGGAGAACAGATGTGAATCCAGCCCCAAGCCTGCAATGCGGGAAGGATGCAAACTGTGGCCCAACTGTGTGCTTGCAGAAGGGTGGAGATTTGGATAACCTAAGGAGAATGGAGAGAACTGGTGGAAGCCAACAGACTAATAAGGGCATGCGAGGACACGGACAGACAAAGAAAAGGATTGTGTCCAATGAGAAAGTCTGGCCATGAATGGAGGTAACTAGACTGGAGGAGAAACACCAGACCTTGCAAGGAAAGACAAAGAACTagattaaagggaaaaatacaCACAGACTTTCCCCCTTTTTAATCTCAACTCATTGCATAGTGGAGAGCGAAAGCTTTTTTTGGAAAGTGTGGTTTCTGCTGCGGTGCAAACTGGCAGTCTTAGGCTTCTCAGGGAAATTCTTAAACTGTGCCAAGTTCAGCTGGGCACTTTGCATTAGCATAGCTAGAAACAGCTGCAAGAAATGAGAGTCTACCCATTAGTGATTAAGGCCCAACAGTTTTAGCCATAAATGGCTACTCAGAGACTTTCTGCAGGTTATGCTCAAAGAGTTCCCCCAGGTAGAAATAAAAAGACCTTTTCTGTATTGCTGGAACACTGGCCAAGCAGTATGAAGTGACTCATAAAAAGCGATGACCTTAGAGCTCCATGTATCAGAAACTCTGCAAAATACTGTAGTGTGGAATTAAAGAGCATGATGATGTCGGGAGACTGCCTCTAAAACTTACATGACCCAAAGCTGTACCACTTGCTATTAGGGGTTGTCATTCAGAGACTTAGTGGAAGGTATGAATATGCTTCAGTTcttaaaagcaaaaaggaaaaatatcacTTGAGATGGCAGTGTGGACTCACACAAATGCTGTAAGAAGTGTGGGATATGGACTTGAAACACTTTGCCACCTGCAACTAGATTTATACATTCATCATTTAAATTTATGCTGGATCTTTAATTTGGATTTCAAATTCACTTGAAGAGAGGCAAAGTTTACCTTAGGCCTCACACAATTAAACGGGCAAATTGCCCACAGATCATGCAGAAGAAAGACCTTGAAGTAAAACACTCTGTTCAACAAACATCTTAAAACTGAATGCTATTTTCTCTTCAGACTGTTTTGGATCGGTCTATGCTCTGGAGCAATCTCTGGAAATACTTTTGCCTTCAGGTAAGTACTATATACACACTCAGTAacacaaaggatttttttaaagggaagcAGAACAATACTAATGGTGTAAAAAATTCACCTCCAGTATATTCTTTGAAGTAGGTGATACAAAATGGATGAAAGGAGTTTCACAGTAGAAGCTGGGACCtaggcagagctctgctgcacctgatgtagctgctgctgttgcattTGGCTGAGGAGGTTGCTGGATTAAGAAGTCAGTCTGGATATTTTATATTCTGACCAGAATTCAAATTTAAATCCAGCTTAATGAGAATGATGCATCCACGAGGCCAAGGAGAACATTCTGTCTGCTGAGAGTCCAAGAAGGTTTAATGACCATAATTAGAAAGTGAATGGGTCAGAAGtctctcagcagggctggagtcGCATACACCAGTTGTGCGATCACGGTTTTGTCAAGCTCAGCACTGCCATGTCTAGTTACTTTGGCTACAGTGTAAAACATTTCATGGGAAGGATATTCAAAACAGTTTCACCAGAAAAATGAGTCCATGCCGATACAGAACTGACTGATTTTTAGGCAAAATGACAGGTTCCTGGGTCTGCAACAATTTTTCTGTCCTAAATAACACCAAGTGCAAAAATAAAGCTCTTGTGACAGGATTTTCCATAAAGTATGATTTTCCATAAAGTATGATTTCTAAAAGGGTGGAGAAACGTCCAAACAGACAGGAAAAACATATTGGCTAGAGTGTTAGATAATAACTTGCAGTCAAGCTCAACCAACTTCTAGCAATATATCAGACCTGCCCACAAGGCGGATGCTGACAGTGACAGAACTTACATTGTGGAAAGCCCCTAAAGTTAATACAAACATCTGGTTTTGACATTAAAGATTTTGGTAAGTTTTTGCTGCCAAGTAGCCctccaaagggaaaaaggattcAACTAGATGTACAACTGTGAACTGGGATTTAATTAACTAGCAGCTAGCATCACCCCCCAACACACACCCCAACGTCCTCTTGCTCAGTATGGAACCAAACCAGTGAAACACTTCAGTCCTGACAATTCCTTGAGCATGTAGGCACAAGCCTTGTCCTAGTAACTACAGAGAGAAGAACAGGAAAATGGAATTCTCTTTCCCAAACATCCTCCAAAATTACCCACatcagaatgaaaaaaagtgGACTCAAAACAAGAGCTTGGAGACTGATTATCCTCAATTCACATGGTACATGAGGCAAAAGCCATATCCAAACCCCAACATCCTGACTTCTGAGCATGTTCAAAAGTAGGATTTCTCCCTCACATGCTCCAAATGGAAAGAACAACttaggagaaaaagaaattaaaattactttcctATCTCATTGATGAGACAAAATTTAAGGGAGAAAGGAATTTTATTTGACCCCTGCACACTTTATACCAAACTGATGAGCTCTTAGGGACAGACTCTGCCTTCTGGGTCTGAGAGGAAGACAGTTGGGAAAGCCACTGTCTTCAGTTGGGGTCTGAAGACAGACCCCAAAAGAACCTATTTCAAGGCCTGGtataatctttttcttttccctgcctttgaaaAAGTCACCTTTGTTCTATAGCACATCCATAAATAAGAGCTGTGGACCAAAAGCATTTTCAACCACCTACAAGCCCCGAGGTACACTCAGGCTGTGAGTTCCAAAGCTCTAAGTCTAAATCACGCAGGtacatacatttttttcctggcacTAGAGATGCTTCAGCCTGGATGTGTGATTAGCAATCCAGAACTAATGTCAGTGTGTACCAACAACAAGTAATTCATACACAAGGTCACTGTGAATAAACACCTGTGGAGTTCCATAGATTCCTTATTGCCTTGTGGTTTCAGAAAGCAATCACAAAAAGGGCATAATTCTGATTTATTGATATTTGTTTTGATGCCTTCCATGACATTCTGCCATCCTAAGAATGGGGTGAGAGTTGGGTAaatcagcttaaaaaaaatataaaaaggcagaggaaagaaTGCAAATCAGTGTATACCAGATAGGCGGCCTTGGAAAAAGCATCTGGTACCAATGACTCAATGGCATCACTTTCTATCCCCTGTTTATTTAATCCTCTGTCTTCATCTTTCTTGTTGCCACTGGTACCTCTGCAATGGCAAACCTGGTTTGGCTGATTTATGATGGCATTAGACTGATAACAGATGAGATCACAATGTTGAGCAGCAAATTTACTTCAGTGCTCTGCTTGGCTGCATCCTTTCCATTAAGCGCCAACCTATTTGCAGAGAAGAAATTCTGTGCAGCTGACCTTGGGAGAAAACATCTTGTTTCCCCAGAGCAGGCTTGAAGAAAATTGTCTAAAACATTTCTGCTGATCTAAACATCTGTAAGGGCAgctttaccaaaaaaaaaaaaaaaaaaaaaggaagaaaagaggaaaaaagctcaaGCTGACTAAGTCTAGTTAAAATAGCAATGGAAACAAGAGGACCTTGAAGCTAGGGATGACAACAGATATTAATACCCAGAAAAAAAGCCTAGCACTTTTTCTGAGCTCCTCCTCAAGTCACTTACCAGATTACAGATGTATTCATTATCTATATACAATCTACATATACATGTGTGtgaaaaagataaaacaaattTTGCTGAAGTGACTAGGCTTCACCACATTGACGTAGCTCTGACTGCAGTGTGGGCCCTTCTATGGGTGCTTTGTGCCCATGGAAATCTGTAAGAACTCCTTGTGCCATTTGAACAGGCCATCTCTGCTAGCTCACTTCCTTTGGAAGAGGCCTGGCCACTCCAGAGGTGTTGCTGGCATTAGGGGCACTGAGATTTTAGTGGTGCCTGTCTCACAGGCGCTCTGTTAGGAGACAGGCATTCCTACTTTGAaagacagcacagaaaggatAAGCGTGCAGTTATGGAGTTCGACAAACATCAAAAGCACCTGTATTGGAACATTCCCTGTTACCTGACACATCCAGGTGTTCCAGGTTTGGGCACAGTGACACGACATCGAAGACTGCCTCATTGGAGATGTTGTAGCAGCCAGACACCTCCAGCCTCCGCAGTtcagggcagcactgggcaaTGGTGTAGAGTCCTCTGTCTGTGAGCCGCCTGCAGCCACTAACAATTACCGTCTCCAACATGAGACAGACGTTGGGGGTATCCTGACAAAGCCTCCGTGTCAGCACTTTGAGAGCCCTGTCCACGTTGATTGTCTCGCCGGTGAGGCGAATTGTCCTCCAGAGCCGCgggtcccaggccaggttgTACCAGCGGCGGCACACGCGGGCGCAGCGGCACAGCTGGTTGgtgggcaggaaggagaagaTCTGGATCATGGCGTGGTCGGGCAGCCGGTCTATGTTGGCCTGCTCCTTCTGGTGCTTGGATGCCAGCCGGATGAGAGGATGGGTGAGACGGGTGGGAGGCGGCGAGTGGACCATGGCAACGGTTTCCCCAGTGACTGAGGACGAGGACGTCGATGAACCTCTGCCATTTTGGAAGCCAGGGGAATTCGGTGGAAATATTAATGCTGGACTGGGTGTGCTGAGCGTTCGCATGCTCAGGTCGGAATCTGGAAGATAAAACACACAATTCCAATGAgctctctgcacagcacagcaccctcCTAGCCTAGTTGCTAATGGAGAACAATGGACTTTGGGGTTTGTTGGGGGTTAAGCAGTCACTTCTGCTCACCAGTAAGAgtgagaaaacatttcaaaagccATGTGAGCAAAGGAGATGATGCAGTTCTGAGTCCTGAAAAGGAGACAGCAgtggaagaattttttaaaatccaaggatttttattctttatacTCTTAATTAAACACTGAATTGAATGATTATGTTTGAGtcacaggcttttttttttggcagaaaataACTGTCCATAACTTGACACAGCTGTGAACTCTTAGGGGCAGAGAATGCTGTGGTCCCTCATCTCTAAGCTCCTTCAGCCATTCAGCAGGAGGCCAAAAAAGAGCTCACAAGGCAAATACTGCTTCTTTCACCAGATCTGGGCAGATGGGAAAAGCTCAACTCCATACACTTATTTTCATTGTGTCATCAGAAAAGTTAATTTCTCTAATTCAGTCATGCAAACTGAAACTCAGTTCACCCAATAACCCAGCATAGTTCTTCATGTGCACGCAGAAAACACTCCTTTCCAATGGACTAAAGCAAActttttgggagaaaaaaaaaagcccaaaaaagtAACTCATGAAGAAACAGCATGCCTGGAAACTTGCTGGAGAATTGTTATACAATATTTACACACTTATTGCTAGGGCTATTTGTCACATTGGAAGC is part of the Ammospiza nelsoni isolate bAmmNel1 chromosome 1, bAmmNel1.pri, whole genome shotgun sequence genome and encodes:
- the FBXL7 gene encoding F-box/LRR-repeat protein 7; this encodes MGANNGKQYGSEGKGSSSISSDVSSSTDHTPTKAQKNAATSEDSDLSMRTLSTPSPALIFPPNSPGFQNGRGSSTSSSSVTGETVAMVHSPPPTRLTHPLIRLASKHQKEQANIDRLPDHAMIQIFSFLPTNQLCRCARVCRRWYNLAWDPRLWRTIRLTGETINVDRALKVLTRRLCQDTPNVCLMLETVIVSGCRRLTDRGLYTIAQCCPELRRLEVSGCYNISNEAVFDVVSLCPNLEHLDVSGCSKVTCISLTREASIKLSPLHGKQISIRYLDMTDCFVLEDEGLHTIAAHCTQLTHLYLRRCVRITDEGLRYLMIYCTSIKELSVSDCRFVSDFGMREIAKLESRLRYLSIAHCGRITDVGIRYIAKYCSKLRYLNARGCEGITDHGVEYLAKNCTKLKSLDIGKCPLVSDTGLEFLALNCFNLKRLSLKSCESITGQGLQIVAANCFDLQMLNVQDCEVSVDALRFVKRHCKRCIIEHTNPAFF